In Anthocerotibacter panamensis C109, the sequence TTACCGCCGGAACATTCGCGTATGGCTATCTATGTCCCGCATTGCTGTTGCGGGGGCGCAAGACCGTTGCTCGGCCTCTGACCCGCAGTGAGATGATTGAACGCTTGGAGTGGCAGTTCCACAACAGCCCCTCCAGTGGTCCGCCCGACCGCAGCCGCTAGTTTAGAGAAATAAACCAGTCGCCGACGAAGCGATAGATAGCGTTGGGCTCCGTACCCAAGACCCGTGCTCGCAGACGGTGAATCCCTGGAGCCCGCGGGTTGGTGACGTTGCGCAGTCGTAGGGTGAGCGCGGTTTCTGAGGGAATGGGGTCCTTCGCGGCAATAGTCAGCGAGAGAGACTCGGGGTCTAGTTGGGCATAAGCGACAGGAATGAGTGCATCGCCATCGGTGTTGCGCAGCTCAATACTGTTGGGGTCAAAGCTCTTGGCATAGCGCTCAGGGAATAGAACTTGTACCTGACGAATAGCGACTTTTTGGGGCTTGATCTGGAGGTCATAGCTCGTCAACTGTGCCCCGGCGCGGTCCTTGGAGAGGCGATAATTTAACACCTGCGATGGGTCTTTGGCCCCAAAGAGCACAAACCCGGATTGAGCGGCTATGGGACCGGTAAGGCCCAAGGCACCCAACAGCAGCAGGGTAGAGATCAGACGCGCATTCATGGCATACCTCAAGGACTGTTTTTATTGTGACAGAAATTGCCCCAGTACACGCTTAGTGGCGCGTTGGGGTGTAGGGATTGCCCAACTGGATAGTCCGAAAGGGTGTGAGGAATTTATGGAGATCGCCTTCGAACAAGACTTCACCCAACGTAGCCTGAAGGACCCGTTGGCCTCCTTCACTGGGCTCTGCTTGGTACTGGATCGTCACCATCTCGTCCGGGAACCAAGCTCGGCTCCACTGAGTCAGGGTGAGCGGGTCGAGTGTCCGCGTCGTGGGGAGGATGAAGACGCCCACTAGCCGCTGGTTACGGAAATAGACCTGGACCTGAGCATCTTGGGTAAATACGAGCTGGCCTTCAGGGGTATACAGTCCACCGCCCCCCAAGGTGAAGCCCCAACCTTCGATGGTCTTGAGCATCCGGCGCGGCAGACTGGGTTGCCATTGGTTCTGGCTGGCATAGCGGGCGAAGTCAGAAGTCTGCATCCCCCAGTAGAGA encodes:
- a CDS encoding DUF2808 domain-containing protein, with product MNARLISTLLLLGALGLTGPIAAQSGFVLFGAKDPSQVLNYRLSKDRAGAQLTSYDLQIKPQKVAIRQVQVLFPERYAKSFDPNSIELRNTDGDALIPVAYAQLDPESLSLTIAAKDPIPSETALTLRLRNVTNPRAPGIHRLRARVLGTEPNAIYRFVGDWFISLN